The genomic window CCAATGCCAATCCCAGCTAAGAAAGCTGTTACCACAAGCAACATAACAGAGCCAACAACACCCCTCATCAAGGTTGCGACAGTAATAAAAATTAATGAAACAAATATAGCTCTTTCTAAACCGATCTTCTTACTAATAACAGCCGCAAAAGGCGAAAAAATTCCCATACATAAAACAGGCAAAGTTGTCAGTAAGCTTGCTGTCGCTCCACTCATACCGAGTGAGTCTTGAATGGATTCTAATAAAGGTGAAATCGATGTAATGGCTGGTCGCAAATTTAATGCAGCCAAGGTTAAAGCAAGCAAATAATAAAACGTACGCATAGTCTCTCCTGCCTCATTTTCTTTTTCTCTCTCTTTGCAAAGAATACGTAAAAATCTTTTGACTCGTCAAGTTTGTAGAACTTATTTAATTAGATTCACGTACTTATTTTGCTTCTACCATTTTACAAAAAAAACGCATAAACAAATACAATAAAATTTCTCATTTTTAAGATATTTATGTTTCACTTTTTTAAAACGTCCGTTACAATAATGTTATGTTGTAATGTTTTATTGTTTCTTAAGAGGGTACAAAACTGTAGAGATCTTTTTTCCAAAACTTACAAGCTTATGTGAAGGAGCGATTAGTGTGCGTAACCAAACTCAACATTTCATTAACGGTGAATGGATTGATTCAACCGACTCTAAAACCATTGACGTTATTAATCCAGCAACAGAAGAAATAATCGGTCACGTTTCTGCAGGTACTAAAGAAGATGTTGATAAGGCAGTTTCCGCGGCAAAAAAAGCATTTCCATCATTTTCAACCTCTACAAAAGAAGAACGGATTCACTGGCTAAAAGCGATTGCTGAAGGATACAAAAAACGAAGCAAAGAGCTAATTGATGTCATGACTGACGAGCTTGGTGCACCACTTTCCGTTTCAGAGAACGTTCATTTTAAAATGGGGCTTGCTCACTTCAAACAAGCAGCAAAAGCTTTAGAAACCTTTTCATTTTCAGAAGAAAAGGATGGCCACACACTTGTGAAGGAAAGCATTGGTATAAGTGGGCTGATCACGCCTTGGAACTTCCCGACAAATCAAACAGCAACAAAAATTGCAGGCGCCATTGCAGCGGGTAGCCCTGTCGTATTAAAACCAGCTGAAAAAACACCGTATGCAGCGATGATTCTTGCCGATATTATTCATGAAGCAGGCGTTCCAAAAGGTGCCTTTAACCTCGTTAACGGTACTGGCGATGTAGTAGGAGATACCATTAGCTCGCACCCAGATATTGATTTTGTATCCTTCACTGGTTCTGGGGCTGTAGGTGAGAAGATCATGCAGAACGCCTCTAAAACGATTAAGAAAGTTGCGCTAGAATTAGGTGGCAAATCACCGCTTGTCATTTTAGAAGATGCAGATATGGGCGAAGCTGCCAAGACAGCAGCTTCAAATATGTTCTTTAATACTGGTCAAGTTTGTACAGCTGCCACACGTATTCTCGTCCCAAAAGCAAAGAAAGACGAATTTGAAAAAGCGATGAAAGAGGCGGTTGCTTCCTTTTCAATGGGGAACCCAAAAGAAGAAGGTCATACAGCGGGACCTCTTGTTTCAGAAGGTCAGTGGAAAACCGTTCAATCTTATATTCAAAAGGGAATTGACGAAGGCGCCACTGTATTAGTAGGTGGTACCGGAAAGCCTGATGGATTAGATACAGGCTATTTTGCAAAGCCAACTGTCTTCTCAGATGTTTCAAACGACATGGTTATTGCGCAAGAAGAAATCTTTGGACCGGTGCTTTCCATTATTTATTATAGCGATATTGATCACGCCATTGAGATTGCCAATGATACTGTCTACGGACTAGCAGGCTACGTCTTTGGGCAAGATCCAGATAAACTACGCTATGTTGCTTCTCGTATTCGCGCAGGGCAAATTACGATAAACAATGCACGTACAGACTTTAACGCTCCGTTTGGCGGTTACAAACAATCCGGCATTGGACGTGAGTGGGGCGAATTTGGTATTGAAGAATATCTTGAAGTGAAAGCTGTACTCGGCATGCCATCATAACCTAAAAAAGCAGGCGCTTCCTCGCGCCTGCTTTT from Shouchella hunanensis includes these protein-coding regions:
- a CDS encoding aldehyde dehydrogenase family protein codes for the protein MRNQTQHFINGEWIDSTDSKTIDVINPATEEIIGHVSAGTKEDVDKAVSAAKKAFPSFSTSTKEERIHWLKAIAEGYKKRSKELIDVMTDELGAPLSVSENVHFKMGLAHFKQAAKALETFSFSEEKDGHTLVKESIGISGLITPWNFPTNQTATKIAGAIAAGSPVVLKPAEKTPYAAMILADIIHEAGVPKGAFNLVNGTGDVVGDTISSHPDIDFVSFTGSGAVGEKIMQNASKTIKKVALELGGKSPLVILEDADMGEAAKTAASNMFFNTGQVCTAATRILVPKAKKDEFEKAMKEAVASFSMGNPKEEGHTAGPLVSEGQWKTVQSYIQKGIDEGATVLVGGTGKPDGLDTGYFAKPTVFSDVSNDMVIAQEEIFGPVLSIIYYSDIDHAIEIANDTVYGLAGYVFGQDPDKLRYVASRIRAGQITINNARTDFNAPFGGYKQSGIGREWGEFGIEEYLEVKAVLGMPS